In Phytoactinopolyspora mesophila, the following are encoded in one genomic region:
- a CDS encoding DUF3710 domain-containing protein: MFRRRRRDDEAPHQEQPHQSGEHDADQEQPADEGAAEAAGVDRTSGPYDSSEVDLDQAREGRIDLGGLLIRGVDGMKIQLQVDKRSGRGTSALLAVGEAAVQLVAVAAPRSSGLWEQTRLQIAEDAKRRGGSAQEGTGPFGTEVRVVIPVTTKDGKQGHQPSRISGIDGPRWMLRATFLGKAISDASAFQRLVEVTRQVVVVRGDTPMPPGEVISLTPPSRETPETDQDEVPTITDSQASEVEPTEQDT; this comes from the coding sequence GTGTTCCGACGCCGGCGACGAGACGACGAAGCGCCGCACCAAGAGCAGCCGCACCAGAGCGGCGAGCACGACGCTGACCAAGAACAGCCTGCTGACGAGGGCGCGGCGGAAGCAGCCGGCGTAGATCGTACGAGTGGGCCGTACGACTCCTCGGAAGTAGACCTCGACCAGGCCCGCGAAGGCCGGATCGATCTGGGCGGTCTGCTGATCAGAGGCGTCGACGGCATGAAGATCCAGCTTCAGGTCGACAAACGCAGCGGACGCGGCACAAGCGCCCTGCTCGCCGTCGGGGAGGCCGCGGTCCAGCTGGTTGCGGTAGCGGCGCCCAGGAGCTCGGGACTCTGGGAACAGACGCGGCTGCAGATCGCCGAGGACGCCAAACGGCGCGGCGGCAGCGCGCAGGAGGGCACGGGGCCGTTCGGCACAGAGGTCCGGGTGGTGATACCGGTCACCACGAAGGACGGCAAGCAGGGGCACCAGCCGTCGCGGATCTCCGGCATCGACGGCCCGCGCTGGATGCTGCGGGCCACGTTCCTCGGCAAGGCGATCAGTGATGCGTCGGCGTTCCAGCGTCTCGTCGAGGTCACCCGACAGGTTGTGGTGGTCCGTGGCGACACTCCCATGCCTCCGGGTGAGGTCATCTCGCTGACCCCACCGTCCCGCGAAACGCCGGAGACGGATCAGGACGAAGTGCCGACCATCACCGACAGCCAGGCCTCCGAAGTCGAGCCGACGGAGCAAGACACGTGA
- a CDS encoding DUF3093 domain-containing protein: MDNRQTGNSSRRSTRYHERLFAPLSWWLLLLGLVFSVWLIYQHAYGPRVSVPAGAGLLLLGGFVLVMYGRPRIAVESGALIAGSARLPLSAVGSVETFHGDAARAARGRDLSPAAYWIVRGYITPVIRIEVVDAQDPTPYWLLSSRRPDELKAVIGAAREEAGST; this comes from the coding sequence ATGGACAACAGGCAGACCGGCAACAGTTCCCGCCGATCCACCCGCTACCACGAGCGACTGTTCGCGCCGCTGAGCTGGTGGCTGCTCTTGCTGGGCCTGGTGTTCTCCGTCTGGCTGATCTATCAGCATGCCTATGGCCCCCGGGTTTCCGTTCCGGCCGGAGCCGGACTGCTCCTGCTGGGCGGCTTCGTACTCGTCATGTATGGCCGACCGCGGATCGCGGTCGAGTCCGGCGCGCTGATCGCCGGCTCTGCCCGGTTGCCGCTCAGCGCCGTCGGCAGCGTCGAGACCTTCCACGGCGACGCCGCCCGTGCTGCCCGCGGACGTGACCTGAGTCCCGCTGCCTATTGGATCGTCCGCGGCTATATCACCCCCGTGATCCGGATCGAGGTCGTGGACGCCCAAGATCCGACGCCGTACTGGCTGCTGTCCAGCCGCCGCCCCGATGAACTCAAGGCGGTCATCGGGGCGGCGCGCGAGGAGGCTGGGAGCACTTAG
- a CDS encoding NAD-binding protein yields the protein MRVAIAGAGSVGRSIATELLGNGHEVLLIDRDPGAIKAASVPEAEWLLADACELSTLEEAALQRCEVVIAATGDDKVNLVVSLLAKTEFSVKRVVARVNHPDNEWLFTEGWGVDVSVSTPRIMSALVEEAVSVGDLVRLFTFRQGEANLVELTLPTDSPITGTEVGDVSWPHDTSLVSVIRGRHVHTPRPDLSLQAGDELLFVAAPDREQQLEELLSPRG from the coding sequence ATGCGCGTCGCCATCGCCGGCGCCGGCAGCGTCGGTCGGTCCATCGCCACCGAACTGCTGGGCAACGGCCATGAAGTGCTGCTCATCGATCGCGATCCGGGCGCCATCAAGGCAGCGTCGGTCCCCGAGGCCGAATGGCTCCTCGCCGACGCCTGCGAGCTGTCCACCCTCGAAGAAGCGGCGCTTCAACGTTGTGAAGTGGTCATCGCCGCCACGGGTGACGACAAAGTGAACCTCGTGGTGTCCCTGCTCGCGAAGACCGAATTCAGTGTCAAACGAGTCGTGGCGCGAGTGAACCATCCGGACAACGAATGGCTCTTCACCGAGGGCTGGGGGGTCGACGTATCGGTGTCCACTCCGCGCATCATGAGCGCGCTGGTCGAGGAAGCCGTCAGCGTGGGCGACCTGGTGCGCCTGTTCACTTTCCGGCAGGGCGAGGCCAACCTCGTCGAGCTCACGCTGCCAACCGACTCGCCGATCACCGGCACCGAGGTGGGCGACGTCAGCTGGCCACACGACACGTCGCTGGTATCGGTCATCCGTGGCCGGCATGTGCACACCCCCCGCCCCGACTTGTCGCTGCAGGCAGGCGACGAGCTACTGTTCGTGGCCGCGCCGGACCGCGAGCAGCAGCTCGAGGAATTGCTCTCGCCGAGGGGCTGA
- a CDS encoding response regulator transcription factor: MNSDQPTRVLIVDDQAMVRQGFGALLAAQPDIDVVGDASDGAAAIDATRRLTPDIVLMDVRMPVLDGLEATRRILRAPGNRHPRVVMLTTFDLDDYVYEALRAGASGFLLKDAPAADLVHAVRVVAAGEALLAPSITRTLITEFARRPVANRPHPDRLRALTPRETEVLKLIATGMSNTEIAETLVLAEQTVKTHVGRILTKLDLRDRAQAVVIAYETGLVQPGS, from the coding sequence GTGAACAGTGACCAGCCCACGCGGGTGCTGATCGTCGACGATCAAGCGATGGTCCGGCAGGGTTTCGGCGCGCTGCTGGCCGCCCAGCCCGACATCGATGTCGTGGGCGACGCCTCCGATGGCGCGGCCGCGATTGACGCCACCCGCAGGCTCACCCCCGACATCGTGCTGATGGATGTCCGGATGCCGGTGCTCGACGGCCTCGAGGCGACCCGCCGGATCCTGCGGGCGCCGGGCAATCGGCACCCGCGCGTCGTCATGCTGACCACGTTCGATCTCGACGACTACGTGTACGAAGCCTTGCGTGCGGGCGCGAGCGGGTTCCTGCTGAAAGACGCCCCGGCCGCCGACCTCGTACACGCCGTGCGCGTCGTCGCCGCCGGTGAAGCACTCTTGGCGCCGTCAATCACGCGGACCCTCATCACCGAGTTCGCCCGCCGCCCAGTGGCCAACCGGCCCCACCCGGACCGGCTGCGCGCGCTGACCCCGCGGGAGACCGAGGTGCTCAAGCTGATCGCTACCGGCATGTCCAACACTGAGATCGCCGAGACACTCGTGCTTGCCGAGCAGACGGTGAAGACACATGTCGGGCGGATCCTCACCAAACTCGACCTCCGTGACCGGGCCCAGGCCGTCGTCATCGCCTACGAGACCGGCCTGGTCCAGCCCGGCTCGTGA
- a CDS encoding DUF4193 domain-containing protein: MATDYDAPRKTEDEISEDSIEELKNRRIDKSSGIVDVDESELAESLELPGADLSNEELAVRVLPRQADEFTCGRCFLVHHRSQLAKEEAGQLVCRDCAA, translated from the coding sequence ATGGCAACCGATTACGACGCACCACGCAAGACCGAGGATGAAATATCCGAGGACTCGATTGAAGAACTGAAAAACCGACGGATCGACAAGTCGTCCGGCATCGTCGACGTGGACGAGTCTGAACTCGCCGAGTCGCTCGAGCTACCTGGCGCCGACCTGTCCAACGAGGAACTCGCGGTGCGGGTTCTTCCGCGGCAGGCCGATGAGTTCACCTGTGGACGATGCTTCCTCGTCCACCACCGGAGCCAGTTGGCAAAGGAGGAGGCCGGGCAGCTGGTCTGCCGCGACTGCGCTGCCTAA
- the dut gene encoding dUTP diphosphatase, whose translation MSDVTESRVDVLIARLDQDVPMPSYAHPGDAGADLVTTEAVTIAPGERALVGTGIAIALPTGYAAFIHPRSGLGHRLGVSIVNTPGTVDAGYRGEVKVLLVNHDLREPAVFERGDRIAQLVVQRVEHATFHEVERLPGSARGDGGYGSTGR comes from the coding sequence GTGAGCGATGTGACAGAATCCCGGGTCGACGTGCTGATCGCACGGCTTGACCAGGACGTTCCCATGCCGTCGTACGCCCATCCCGGCGACGCGGGCGCGGATCTCGTGACCACCGAGGCTGTGACGATCGCCCCGGGCGAACGCGCGCTGGTTGGCACAGGCATCGCGATTGCGCTGCCCACGGGCTACGCTGCTTTTATCCACCCGCGCTCCGGACTCGGGCATCGGCTGGGTGTCAGCATTGTCAATACGCCTGGCACGGTGGACGCTGGTTATCGGGGCGAGGTCAAGGTTCTGCTCGTGAACCATGACCTCCGTGAACCGGCGGTATTCGAGCGTGGTGACCGCATCGCGCAACTCGTGGTCCAGCGGGTCGAGCACGCCACGTTCCACGAAGTGGAACGGCTGCCGGGTTCGGCACGGGGCGATGGTGGGTACGGGTCAACGGGCCGTTGA
- the metG gene encoding methionine--tRNA ligase, whose amino-acid sequence MSNGRYYVTTAIPYVNGDPHLGHALEVVQADVLARHRRLRGQQVRFLTGTDDNALKNVTAAREAGVEVGAFVKANSEKFAALRSPLNLSNDDFLRTSVDPRHARAVLRLWERCDRRGDFYRHSYEGLYCTGCEQFYSPGELEDGRCAEHQREPESVVEENWFFRLSRYAGELLDVIESGRVRVEPVQRRHEVLAFIRSGLNDFSVSRPAERSGGWGIPVPGDPAQTIYVWWDALANYVSALDYASATDAGEHGPAYRDWWLESARRVHVIGKGVVRFHAVYWLALLLSAGEPLPSDIFIHDYLSANGGKLSKSAGSTVDPVELVDRYGSDALRWWLAHGVARVGDTDFSEHRLVASHDLDLANGLGNLVNRTVTLVHKFRAGRLGTTQAHSLLPASADELPRTIDQCLDTFNIRAATDALCVVIADGNRLVETERPWHLAALEYAGDDHAAQRLDTVLATLVQVCRVLATEAAPFIPAGAQQLRTQLGTGAQVGRPGPVFPRLARVASGARH is encoded by the coding sequence ATGAGCAACGGACGCTACTACGTCACCACCGCCATTCCTTACGTCAACGGGGACCCGCATCTCGGGCATGCCCTCGAGGTGGTCCAGGCCGACGTGCTGGCACGTCATCGGCGCCTGCGCGGGCAGCAGGTCCGGTTTCTGACGGGCACCGACGACAACGCGCTGAAGAATGTCACGGCGGCCCGCGAGGCAGGCGTCGAGGTCGGTGCCTTCGTGAAAGCGAACTCCGAGAAATTCGCCGCCCTGCGCTCGCCGCTGAATCTGTCCAACGACGATTTTCTCCGCACCAGTGTCGACCCACGCCATGCCCGCGCGGTGTTGCGGCTCTGGGAACGCTGCGATCGCAGGGGCGACTTCTACCGGCACTCCTACGAAGGTCTGTATTGCACGGGCTGTGAGCAGTTCTACTCCCCTGGCGAACTCGAGGACGGGCGATGCGCCGAGCATCAGCGAGAACCCGAAAGTGTCGTCGAGGAGAACTGGTTCTTCCGGTTGTCGCGCTACGCCGGCGAACTCCTCGACGTCATCGAATCCGGCCGGGTACGCGTCGAGCCGGTCCAGCGGCGGCACGAGGTACTGGCGTTCATCCGATCCGGGCTGAACGACTTCAGCGTCTCGAGACCTGCCGAGCGATCCGGTGGATGGGGCATCCCGGTCCCCGGCGATCCGGCCCAGACCATCTACGTGTGGTGGGATGCGCTGGCCAACTACGTCAGCGCTCTGGACTACGCCTCCGCGACCGATGCCGGCGAACACGGCCCGGCCTACCGGGATTGGTGGCTTGAATCCGCCCGCCGCGTCCATGTCATCGGCAAGGGCGTGGTCCGCTTCCACGCGGTGTATTGGCTGGCGCTGTTGCTCTCCGCCGGTGAGCCGCTGCCCTCCGACATCTTCATCCACGACTACCTGAGCGCCAACGGCGGCAAGCTCTCGAAGAGCGCCGGCAGCACTGTGGACCCCGTCGAGCTGGTTGACCGCTACGGTTCGGACGCGCTGCGCTGGTGGCTGGCGCACGGAGTCGCGCGGGTCGGCGACACCGACTTCAGCGAGCACCGGCTGGTGGCCAGCCACGATCTCGACCTCGCCAATGGACTCGGAAACCTGGTGAACCGCACCGTGACCCTCGTCCACAAGTTCCGCGCCGGCCGGCTGGGCACCACGCAAGCCCATTCCCTGCTGCCGGCATCGGCCGATGAGCTGCCGCGGACGATTGACCAGTGCCTCGACACCTTCAACATCCGCGCGGCCACGGACGCCCTGTGCGTGGTCATCGCCGATGGCAACCGGCTGGTCGAGACAGAGCGGCCGTGGCATCTGGCTGCCCTCGAGTACGCCGGTGACGACCACGCCGCCCAGCGGCTCGACACGGTTCTGGCCACATTGGTCCAGGTCTGCAGGGTGCTGGCGACGGAGGCGGCGCCGTTCATTCCAGCCGGGGCGCAACAGCTGCGCACCCAGCTGGGCACCGGCGCACAGGTGGGCCGCCCGGGCCCGGTGTTCCCGCGGCTAGCCCGCGTCGCGAGCGGTGCTCGCCATTGA
- a CDS encoding LLM class F420-dependent oxidoreductase, whose protein sequence is MQLRIFTEPQQGASYADQLRVAQATERLGFDAFFRSDHYLAMGSSDGLPGPTDTWVTLAGLARETSRIRLGTLVSSATFRYPGPLAIQVAQVDQMSGGRVEFGLGTGWFEGEHTAYGIPFPPKRFGLLEEQLEIVTGLWNTPVGKTFDFTGEHYTIADSPALPKPVQDSVPVIIGGHGPRRTPALAARFASEFNTAFPPKDQIGARFDAVRKACEDAGRDPDDLVYSVALVLACGQDEAEFARRASAIGREPAEVRQNGLAGTPQEVVDGINAVRELGASRVYLQVMDLSDIEHLELVAAEVAPHVT, encoded by the coding sequence ATGCAGTTGCGAATCTTCACTGAACCCCAGCAAGGTGCCAGTTACGCCGACCAGCTCCGGGTAGCTCAGGCCACCGAACGTCTCGGTTTCGACGCCTTCTTCCGCTCCGACCACTACCTGGCCATGGGGAGCTCGGACGGGCTGCCCGGACCGACGGACACCTGGGTGACGCTGGCCGGGCTCGCCCGGGAGACCTCTCGGATCCGGCTGGGCACTCTCGTGTCATCAGCGACGTTCCGCTATCCGGGTCCGCTGGCGATCCAGGTGGCGCAGGTGGACCAGATGTCCGGCGGGCGCGTCGAGTTCGGATTGGGGACGGGGTGGTTCGAGGGCGAACACACCGCGTACGGCATCCCGTTCCCGCCGAAGCGGTTCGGTCTGCTGGAAGAACAACTGGAGATCGTCACCGGGCTGTGGAACACCCCGGTGGGCAAGACTTTCGATTTCACCGGAGAGCACTACACGATCGCCGATTCTCCGGCCTTGCCGAAGCCCGTGCAGGACTCCGTGCCGGTGATCATCGGTGGACACGGGCCGCGGCGCACCCCTGCCCTGGCCGCGCGGTTCGCCTCCGAATTCAACACCGCGTTCCCGCCCAAGGACCAGATCGGTGCCCGGTTCGACGCCGTGCGCAAAGCGTGTGAGGACGCCGGCCGGGACCCGGACGACCTGGTGTACTCGGTGGCGCTGGTGCTGGCCTGCGGCCAGGACGAAGCCGAGTTCGCCCGGCGGGCTTCCGCCATCGGCCGCGAGCCCGCGGAGGTACGGCAGAACGGACTGGCCGGTACGCCGCAGGAAGTGGTGGATGGCATCAACGCCGTGCGTGAGCTCGGCGCCAGCCGGGTGTACCTCCAGGTCATGGATCTCTCGGACATCGAGCACCTCGAGCTGGTGGCCGCCGAAGTAGCCCCGCACGTCACCTGA
- a CDS encoding DUF3159 domain-containing protein, with protein MTAGQQPPEGGGRPSAATNPGPNHEPAADTPAVERHEADEHAEPGGSDTRQHLPTAPSGWMTSLAADERFKATNALTPSALLDAGLPLALFTVVYTAAGRDLTMSLWSALGAGVVLAVIRLIRRDPMQNVIAGFIGLGLAVFVASRTGRAEDVFLPGLLINLGYGIAFVVSIIARWPLLGVLVGLTTGQGMAWRRDPALLRAYTLATALWVAMFAFRLSVQAPLYFAGEDQLGWLAGARLVMSWPLFLLVAYLSWLIVRPAYRAQQLRQAEGDRVTE; from the coding sequence GTGACGGCCGGCCAGCAGCCACCCGAGGGTGGGGGTCGGCCCTCGGCCGCCACCAACCCGGGCCCCAATCACGAGCCCGCGGCAGACACCCCAGCGGTGGAACGGCACGAGGCTGACGAGCACGCCGAACCGGGCGGCAGCGATACCCGGCAGCATCTACCCACGGCGCCTTCCGGGTGGATGACCAGCCTCGCCGCCGATGAGCGCTTCAAAGCCACCAATGCGCTGACGCCGAGCGCGTTGCTCGACGCGGGTTTGCCGCTGGCGCTGTTCACCGTGGTCTACACCGCCGCCGGCCGCGACCTGACGATGTCGCTGTGGTCGGCTCTGGGAGCCGGCGTCGTGCTGGCCGTGATCAGGTTGATCCGGCGAGACCCGATGCAGAACGTCATAGCCGGGTTCATCGGCCTGGGGCTGGCGGTGTTCGTCGCCAGCCGCACCGGCCGTGCCGAAGACGTCTTCCTGCCCGGCCTGCTGATCAACCTGGGCTACGGCATCGCGTTCGTGGTGTCGATCATCGCTCGCTGGCCGTTGCTCGGCGTGCTGGTGGGCCTGACCACCGGCCAGGGTATGGCCTGGCGGCGCGATCCCGCGCTGCTGCGTGCCTATACCCTGGCGACCGCGCTCTGGGTGGCCATGTTCGCCTTCCGGCTCTCAGTGCAGGCGCCGCTGTATTTCGCCGGAGAGGACCAGCTGGGATGGCTGGCCGGCGCCCGGCTGGTGATGAGCTGGCCGCTCTTCCTGCTCGTGGCGTACCTCTCGTGGCTGATCGTCAGACCGGCCTATCGCGCCCAGCAGCTGCGGCAGGCCGAGGGGGACCGGGTAACGGAGTAG
- a CDS encoding NAD-binding protein translates to MHIVIMGCGRVGSSLAHSLEKRGHTVAIVDRNPDAFRRLHPGFEGRTVTGPGFDRGVLREAGIAEAAAFAAVSSGDNSNIISARVARETFGVGNVVARIYDPGRAEVYERLGIPTVATVRWAANQVLRRVLPEDAGAEWVDPSGVIRLTESPLGSKWIGTTIRALQQASGTRIALLSRHGKSVLPTEETIVEEGDRVHAMILDTDVSRAIRVFTGGSEFST, encoded by the coding sequence GTGCACATCGTCATCATGGGATGCGGACGGGTAGGGTCGTCGCTCGCGCATAGCCTCGAGAAACGCGGCCATACGGTCGCTATCGTCGATCGGAACCCGGACGCCTTTCGCCGGCTGCATCCCGGCTTCGAGGGCCGCACGGTCACCGGCCCGGGATTCGACCGCGGTGTGCTGCGCGAAGCCGGCATCGCCGAAGCTGCTGCCTTCGCCGCGGTCAGCAGCGGAGACAACTCCAATATCATCTCGGCCCGGGTCGCTCGTGAGACATTCGGGGTTGGCAACGTCGTCGCCCGCATCTACGACCCCGGGCGCGCTGAAGTCTACGAACGGCTCGGCATCCCGACGGTGGCCACGGTGCGCTGGGCGGCCAATCAGGTGCTGCGCCGCGTTCTGCCCGAGGATGCCGGTGCTGAGTGGGTGGACCCGTCCGGGGTGATCCGGTTGACCGAGTCGCCGCTTGGATCCAAATGGATCGGAACCACGATTCGTGCGTTGCAGCAAGCCTCAGGCACTCGAATCGCGCTGCTCAGCAGGCACGGCAAGAGTGTGCTGCCCACCGAAGAGACCATTGTCGAAGAAGGCGACCGGGTTCACGCCATGATTCTCGACACCGACGTGTCTCGGGCCATTCGGGTGTTCACCGGCGGATCGGAGTTCTCAACATGA
- a CDS encoding NAD-dependent epimerase/dehydratase family protein, which translates to MKRILVTGAAGLIGRTVLRHFTELDVPVTALVLEDPGDLQASRVVVGDAGDRSVVTDALKDVDAVVHLAAIPSPKFGTADRVFSGNTAATFTVLDAAGERGIRRMVIASSINAVGLKFGPHPVHPAYLPFDEHLPTEAADPYSLSKYVDEATAAAMARRHNATVVALRFPMVAGLGNGPGTDDRLPGFLKMIAADPEHGAPDLWMYLEVRDAARAVEAGLRVSAPGAHVVTVAAPLTSAPYPTEQLLDAFHPGVPRRAQFPGREVPADLTVARDLLGFTAEHVVEMPCVDLPTEISRH; encoded by the coding sequence ATGAAACGGATTCTGGTCACGGGTGCCGCCGGGCTGATCGGCCGCACGGTATTGCGGCACTTCACCGAGCTCGATGTGCCGGTCACAGCCTTGGTGCTCGAGGATCCGGGCGACCTGCAGGCCAGCCGTGTGGTCGTCGGTGATGCGGGCGACCGGAGCGTGGTCACCGACGCGTTGAAGGACGTGGACGCGGTGGTGCACCTCGCGGCGATACCGTCACCGAAATTCGGTACCGCGGATCGCGTCTTCAGCGGCAACACCGCGGCGACGTTCACGGTGCTGGACGCGGCGGGGGAGCGCGGCATCCGGCGCATGGTGATCGCCAGCAGCATCAACGCAGTCGGCCTCAAATTCGGTCCGCATCCGGTTCATCCCGCATACCTGCCGTTCGACGAGCACCTGCCGACCGAGGCAGCGGATCCGTACTCGTTGTCCAAGTACGTCGACGAGGCGACAGCTGCGGCGATGGCGCGGCGGCACAACGCAACGGTCGTGGCGTTGCGCTTTCCGATGGTCGCGGGGCTCGGCAACGGCCCTGGAACGGACGACCGGCTGCCTGGTTTTTTGAAGATGATCGCCGCCGACCCTGAACACGGGGCTCCGGATCTTTGGATGTACCTCGAGGTCCGCGATGCGGCTCGTGCGGTTGAAGCTGGCCTGAGGGTGAGCGCTCCTGGTGCTCATGTGGTGACGGTGGCCGCACCCCTGACCTCCGCCCCGTATCCCACCGAACAGTTACTCGATGCATTTCACCCCGGAGTCCCGCGACGGGCACAATTCCCCGGCCGCGAGGTTCCCGCCGATCTCACGGTCGCGCGTGATCTCCTCGGTTTCACCGCGGAGCACGTCGTGGAAATGCCGTGTGTGGACCTGCCCACGGAAATCAGCCGCCATTGA
- a CDS encoding class I SAM-dependent RNA methyltransferase, which yields MSAGVEIVVDVVGVAHGGSVVARHEGRVVFVRHALPGERVRARVTAGDAEARYWRADAVEILSPSPDRVRPPCPYAGPGRCGGCDWQHVDLPAQRKLKAKVVEEQLRRLAGLTREVHVEAVPGDEDGLGWRTRVTYAIGDDDHAGLRRHRSHDVIPIDRCAIAHPVVRSIGVESRSWPGVTSVEAVGSVSGERQVIVEPGQRDVEPPDLDDDVSVTMLDERGRPRIIRGDGAVTETAAGRRWRVTGGGFWQVHPGAAETLVEAVIESLRPRPGERVLDLYSGVGLFAGVLADAVGDGGSVAAVEGDRVAVTDARHNLSDLPHVSVHAGPVDRVLGRKSDLAADIVVLDPPRAGAKLPVVAEIARRGPRAISYVACDPAALARDISTFAAHGYELTGLRAFDLFPMTHHVECVAILKPVP from the coding sequence GTGAGTGCCGGTGTGGAGATCGTTGTCGACGTCGTGGGTGTGGCTCATGGCGGTTCAGTTGTGGCCCGGCACGAAGGCAGGGTGGTTTTTGTCCGCCACGCGCTGCCCGGTGAGCGGGTTCGAGCCCGGGTGACCGCGGGAGATGCGGAGGCACGCTACTGGCGCGCCGACGCCGTCGAGATCCTGTCGCCGTCACCGGACCGGGTCCGTCCGCCCTGTCCGTATGCCGGACCTGGCCGGTGCGGGGGCTGCGATTGGCAGCACGTCGACCTGCCTGCTCAGCGGAAGCTGAAGGCGAAGGTCGTCGAGGAACAGCTTCGACGCCTCGCCGGGCTCACCCGCGAAGTACATGTGGAGGCAGTACCTGGCGACGAGGACGGCTTGGGCTGGCGTACCCGGGTCACGTACGCGATCGGCGACGACGATCACGCAGGGCTGCGGCGGCACCGGTCGCACGACGTGATCCCCATCGACCGGTGCGCCATCGCTCACCCGGTGGTCCGGTCCATCGGGGTCGAATCGCGAAGCTGGCCGGGCGTCACGTCGGTCGAGGCCGTCGGGTCGGTCTCCGGGGAGCGTCAGGTGATCGTCGAGCCCGGCCAGCGTGACGTCGAGCCCCCGGATCTCGATGACGATGTCTCCGTCACGATGCTCGACGAGCGCGGCCGGCCTCGGATCATCCGCGGAGACGGAGCGGTCACCGAGACCGCGGCTGGGCGCCGCTGGCGGGTCACCGGCGGGGGCTTCTGGCAGGTCCATCCCGGCGCGGCGGAGACCCTGGTAGAGGCGGTGATCGAGTCGTTGCGTCCCCGGCCCGGAGAACGGGTGCTGGATCTCTACAGCGGCGTGGGCCTGTTCGCCGGCGTCCTGGCGGACGCGGTAGGCGACGGTGGCTCGGTGGCCGCCGTCGAGGGTGACCGGGTGGCCGTCACGGATGCCCGGCACAACTTGAGCGACCTGCCCCACGTGAGCGTCCATGCTGGCCCAGTCGACCGGGTGCTGGGCCGCAAGAGCGACCTCGCCGCGGACATCGTCGTGCTCGACCCGCCGCGAGCGGGTGCCAAGCTGCCGGTCGTCGCCGAGATAGCCAGGCGAGGCCCACGCGCGATCTCCTATGTGGCGTGCGATCCCGCCGCGCTTGCCCGCGATATCAGCACCTTCGCCGCGCACGGCTACGAACTGACCGGTTTGCGCGCGTTCGACCTGTTTCCCATGACCCACCATGTGGAGTGCGTGGCAATTCTGAAACCTGTGCCGTGA